Proteins encoded in a region of the Mesoflavibacter profundi genome:
- a CDS encoding mechanosensitive ion channel family protein, with amino-acid sequence MKEEWIDTGIKYAADYGLRIIAAIIIWIVGSWIIKKLLGSTKKFMEKRAYDESLKKFLVNFLGWTLKILLILAILSKLGVETTSFAAILAAAGLAIGMALQGSLGNFAGGVLLMIFKPIKIGDLIEAQGEIGVVKEIEIFTTKLIGLSNKEIIIPNGALSNGNIVNYTTEGTRRVDLVFGVGYDSDIKKTKEVLMKVITDNPKVLQEPAPTVNVLELADSSVNFAVRPWCKTEDYWAVYFETMENTKEALDAAGIEIPYPHSVEIQKQEN; translated from the coding sequence ATGAAAGAAGAATGGATTGACACAGGTATAAAATATGCAGCCGATTATGGTTTAAGAATAATTGCCGCTATTATTATCTGGATTGTAGGATCTTGGATTATAAAAAAACTACTTGGTTCTACTAAAAAATTTATGGAAAAAAGAGCTTACGACGAAAGCTTAAAAAAATTTCTTGTAAACTTTTTAGGATGGACTTTAAAAATATTATTGATTTTAGCCATTCTTTCTAAATTAGGTGTAGAAACAACTTCTTTTGCAGCCATTTTAGCTGCTGCAGGATTAGCTATTGGTATGGCGTTACAAGGCTCGTTAGGGAATTTTGCTGGTGGAGTTTTACTAATGATTTTTAAACCTATAAAGATTGGCGATTTGATTGAAGCTCAAGGAGAAATTGGAGTAGTTAAAGAAATAGAAATTTTTACTACGAAACTTATCGGTCTTTCAAATAAAGAAATTATTATTCCTAATGGCGCTTTATCTAACGGAAACATTGTTAATTACACGACAGAAGGTACAAGACGTGTAGACTTAGTTTTTGGTGTTGGATACGACTCTGACATTAAAAAGACTAAAGAAGTTTTAATGAAAGTAATTACCGATAACCCTAAAGTTTTACAAGAACCAGCTCCAACTGTTAATGTATTAGAATTAGCAGACAGTTCTGTTAATTTTGCTGTTAGACCTTGGTGTAAAACAGAAGATTATTGGGCTGTATATTTTGAAACTATGGAAAACACAAAAGAAGCTTTAGATGCTGCAGGAATAGAAATACCTTATCCGCATAGCGTAGAAATACAAAAACAGGAAAACTAA
- a CDS encoding choice-of-anchor L domain-containing protein yields the protein MKKLLLSIFTFLVTFCIYSQDINMQNGTFSQCSGVLYDSGGGSANYANDENFVLTICPDGPDQFIQLDFTLFSTQLNLDILTVYDGDDTSAPVIGTFSGGGAANNPGTISASTTSATGCLTLEFVSDGSGNTLGWAADISCLQSCQVITPTIDSTTPAANGAGVVEIPLGGTVDFEGSAIFEVDGAGATYSWNFGDATVGSGQNVSHTYNNIGTYTVTFTVTDTNPTGCSAFYQIDVEVLSPYIDVDQTTYTVDQLVTDVLIDSPCASVSNINWSTGTNFGQENGIGYFSALPGAFPFEAGIVLNSGDAMEAEGPETGTQSSGGWPGDADLEAAIPSLTNSNDASFIEFDFVPIANSISFDFLFASEEYGTFQCSFTDAFAFLLTDLSTGITTNLALVPGTTDVVSVYTVRDNTYNNGCNSVNPQYFDSYYGAGGLPTVNDPINFRGYTTSMTAFSAVTPNNNYRIKLVIADAFDTAYNAAVFLGAGTFDLGGDLGDDVTIAAGTAVCAGGAITLDTGLTTATHTWYYEGDVIPGETGPVISATQDGNYSVDIVYSASCQTSDSIYIEFIPGPTIENTIDLTVCDVFGGPETFDLTLNDSEAIGTQDPTTVTVSYFNSLSDAQNDINEIANPSAYITSGAYPETIFIRIEDNASQTCIDTSSFTLDIFSTTINPAPDMVQCDDMDNDGFMPFDLETQTPLILGTQPASNYEVTYHTSFADADGDVNALMSPYTNVTNPEPIYVRIEVIGDASCYNVTTTPLFNLIVNLNDDSSYTVTPTCDGATVSNVSTPGGTFSSPTGATIDPVTGLVTGAASGATHSISYTTTGACPTTTTVDFTVLVTDDPSFTLQPTCDGAVVDSEATPGSYAFNPIPGDGATIDTATGTILNATPGATYTVEHTTNGVCPASSTATVTVYPLEDASFVPTATCDGATVTITGDTGGTFVLNPDPGSPITIDSVTGTVTGGTYGDTYTIEYTTGGPCPEVSAQNVTVLAQDDPSFTMVPNCDGGTVDSVAMPGGTYTFNPPAPSGDTVQIDASTGAVTMATPGTSYTVEYTTATQCPATSTFVLNVLPADNSSFNLDPTCDGATATVTGLSGGTFVLTTTGATIDAATGTVTGALPGSVHTVEYTTNGPCPTTTTQNVTVHPEVIAIDPTPLEVCDDNTPDGITQIDLTLKDTEVTGGVASYVASYYLTLTDAETATNPLPIPYTNLTNPQLIYVRVEDANTTCYDTTTLELQVEQAPTAFTPTPLEYCDPDSDGFGEFMLTDADGQITGGAAGLVVTYHETMSDAENNVNALTSPYDNIVVNTQTIYVRVESQTIVTDCASYVDLQLIVNPTPQIDITPTALEECDDDTDGLVAFDLIQSNDEILNLLDSDSSNDINPSDVTISYYQTQADAQTPSNAIATPSNYTNTTPNMETIWVRVEYNATGCYKLTELDLIVNPLPVLVQPDQLNLCDYNNPGDEQEAFTLEDANAQILNGQTGITLTYYDTQLGADTADATAQIFSPYTNGPNPQTVYVRAEDNTTGCVNTITLDLRVNPLPSPVAPSPLVACDEDNDGIYSGFDLDSQTAGIINNEPNIVLSYHETQADAENGQNTLSSPYENIVENVQTIYIRAENTLTGCYTIVTMDLVVEPSPEVPVNIPDYIICDDDNDGYNQFDFVTVMTPQILGTQDPLDFTLTYHTTQAGADTGNMPIVNPGNYTNQNNPQTIYVRLESNVNGCVTTGEFEIRVEFPPVLVQPTPLEICDELDAVYYENNDGYAVFDLTVKNDEITGATASWTVSYYETSSDAQTGVNAIPDPTMYQNTASGAQTVYVRVVDSDTGCFSLTTLTIRVLPNPTPNQNPTDLELCDDTNIVGPNDLIEMFDLTTYENVTLNGEPNVTASYYTDLDDALMGVNPIVAPTMHTNEDPANPGTAINPQTIYMRVTKGGTGCFTLVNFDITVNPLPEVSPIEDYIICELNTDEVAGFDLESKTDEILNGQDATVFTVTYHESQSDADSGINALVSPYFNITNPQEIYVNITNTITGCDVTTMFNIEVNEAAQANQSMPIYYECDDNIEFDGDPTDDQAQFDLTTQNADVLMGQDPTNYTVTYYDNLQDAEAGTNPIPTVYENTSNPQIIYVRVDNDTMEDDGTGTMVDSSVCYEVAEITLSVNPLPVVDLEANYLLCVNTNGTEVINPLVIETGLNPSDYTFEWTLNGTVVGTGSSIAPIQGGNYTVTIEDNVTGCISTDNTIVEESAPPSIQADVVTPAFADEHSIQVTATGTGISEYEFQLDGGSWYTNTPNDNTYLFNDVSGGEHTITVRDINGCGESSITVMVMDYPHYFTPNGDGYNETWQIYGISDQPDAVIYIFDRYGKLIKQLSPMGEGWDGTYNGNPLPTSDYWFTVEYREPGASQETAKKQFRAHFTLKR from the coding sequence ATGAAGAAACTTCTACTATCAATCTTTACTTTTTTAGTAACATTTTGCATATATTCTCAAGATATAAATATGCAAAACGGGACATTTTCTCAATGTTCTGGAGTATTATACGATTCTGGTGGCGGATCGGCAAATTATGCTAATGACGAAAATTTCGTCTTAACAATTTGTCCAGATGGACCGGATCAATTTATACAATTAGACTTTACTCTTTTTAGTACTCAATTAAACCTTGATATTTTAACAGTATATGATGGTGATGATACTTCGGCTCCAGTAATTGGAACATTTTCTGGTGGTGGAGCAGCAAATAATCCTGGGACAATTTCTGCATCAACTACAAGTGCAACAGGATGTTTAACTTTAGAATTTGTTTCAGATGGATCCGGCAATACTTTAGGTTGGGCTGCAGATATTTCTTGTTTACAATCGTGTCAAGTTATTACACCAACCATAGATTCTACAACGCCAGCAGCTAATGGAGCTGGAGTAGTAGAAATTCCGTTAGGCGGAACAGTAGATTTTGAAGGTAGCGCAATTTTTGAGGTTGATGGTGCAGGAGCGACTTACAGTTGGAATTTTGGTGATGCTACAGTAGGCAGTGGGCAAAATGTAAGTCATACATATAATAATATTGGAACCTATACTGTAACTTTTACAGTTACAGATACCAACCCAACAGGTTGTTCAGCTTTTTACCAAATAGATGTAGAAGTATTAAGTCCTTATATTGATGTAGATCAAACTACATATACCGTAGATCAATTAGTAACAGATGTTTTAATAGATAGTCCTTGTGCATCCGTTTCGAATATTAACTGGAGTACAGGTACAAATTTTGGTCAAGAAAACGGGATTGGGTATTTCTCTGCATTACCAGGAGCATTTCCTTTTGAAGCAGGAATTGTATTAAATTCTGGTGATGCTATGGAAGCTGAAGGACCAGAAACAGGCACGCAAAGTAGTGGTGGTTGGCCAGGTGATGCAGACTTAGAAGCAGCTATACCAAGTTTAACAAATTCTAACGATGCATCTTTTATAGAGTTTGATTTTGTACCAATAGCAAACAGTATAAGTTTTGACTTCTTATTTGCTTCAGAAGAATACGGTACTTTTCAATGTAGTTTTACAGATGCATTTGCATTTTTGCTTACAGATTTATCTACAGGGATTACAACAAATTTAGCATTAGTACCTGGTACAACAGATGTGGTTTCAGTTTATACAGTTAGAGATAACACGTATAATAATGGATGTAACTCAGTAAATCCTCAATATTTTGATTCCTATTATGGTGCAGGTGGATTACCTACTGTTAATGACCCAATAAACTTTAGAGGATATACAACATCAATGACAGCATTTTCTGCAGTTACACCTAATAATAATTACAGAATTAAATTAGTTATTGCAGATGCTTTTGATACAGCTTATAATGCAGCAGTATTTTTAGGTGCAGGTACGTTTGATTTAGGAGGAGATTTAGGAGATGATGTAACTATTGCTGCAGGAACAGCTGTTTGTGCAGGTGGAGCGATAACTTTAGATACCGGTTTAACAACTGCTACTCACACTTGGTACTACGAAGGTGATGTAATTCCAGGTGAAACAGGTCCGGTGATTTCTGCAACTCAAGATGGTAATTATAGTGTAGATATTGTGTATTCTGCATCATGTCAAACTTCAGATTCAATTTATATTGAATTTATTCCTGGTCCAACTATAGAAAACACAATAGATTTAACTGTGTGTGATGTATTTGGTGGTCCAGAAACTTTTGATTTAACCTTAAATGATAGTGAAGCGATTGGTACTCAAGATCCAACAACAGTCACAGTTAGTTATTTTAATTCTTTATCAGATGCTCAAAATGATATAAATGAAATAGCAAATCCTTCTGCGTACATTACTTCAGGAGCTTATCCTGAAACCATTTTCATTAGAATAGAAGATAATGCTTCACAAACCTGTATAGATACATCTAGTTTCACTTTAGATATATTTTCTACTACCATCAATCCAGCGCCTGACATGGTGCAATGTGACGATATGGATAATGATGGATTTATGCCATTTGATTTAGAGACTCAGACGCCATTAATATTAGGTACACAGCCGGCATCTAATTATGAAGTTACATATCATACTAGTTTTGCAGATGCAGATGGTGATGTAAACGCATTAATGAGTCCATATACTAATGTAACAAATCCAGAGCCAATATATGTAAGGATAGAAGTTATAGGAGATGCGAGTTGTTATAATGTAACCACAACACCATTATTTAATTTAATAGTAAATTTAAACGACGATTCCAGTTACACAGTAACACCAACATGCGATGGTGCTACGGTAAGTAATGTATCAACACCAGGCGGTACTTTTAGTTCACCAACCGGAGCAACAATAGATCCGGTAACAGGACTGGTAACAGGCGCAGCATCAGGAGCGACGCATAGTATAAGTTATACAACAACAGGCGCATGTCCAACCACCACCACCGTAGACTTTACAGTATTAGTTACAGACGATCCAAGTTTTACCTTACAACCAACTTGTGATGGCGCTGTAGTAGATAGCGAAGCAACACCAGGAAGTTATGCCTTTAATCCAATACCAGGAGATGGAGCTACTATAGATACAGCAACAGGAACAATTTTAAATGCCACACCAGGAGCAACCTATACAGTAGAACACACAACTAACGGAGTTTGTCCAGCGAGTTCAACAGCAACCGTTACAGTGTATCCATTAGAAGATGCTAGTTTTGTACCAACAGCGACGTGTGATGGTGCGACAGTAACAATAACAGGCGATACCGGTGGTACATTTGTATTAAATCCAGATCCAGGATCACCAATAACAATAGATTCAGTAACGGGAACAGTAACAGGTGGAACTTATGGTGATACCTATACAATAGAATATACTACAGGCGGACCATGTCCAGAAGTAAGTGCACAAAATGTAACAGTATTAGCGCAAGACGATCCAAGTTTTACAATGGTGCCAAACTGTGATGGAGGAACAGTAGATAGTGTAGCAATGCCAGGCGGAACCTATACGTTTAATCCACCAGCACCATCAGGAGATACAGTACAGATAGATGCAAGTACAGGAGCAGTGACTATGGCCACACCAGGTACAAGTTATACGGTAGAGTATACAACAGCCACGCAATGTCCAGCAACCAGTACATTTGTATTAAATGTATTACCTGCAGATAATTCAAGTTTTAATTTAGACCCAACCTGTGATGGTGCAACAGCGACAGTAACAGGATTATCAGGCGGAACATTTGTGTTAACCACAACAGGAGCGACAATAGATGCAGCAACCGGAACAGTAACAGGAGCTTTACCAGGTTCAGTACATACTGTAGAATATACAACAAACGGACCATGTCCAACAACAACAACTCAAAATGTAACAGTACATCCAGAGGTAATAGCAATAGATCCAACACCATTAGAAGTTTGTGATGATAACACACCAGATGGAATTACACAAATAGACTTAACATTAAAAGATACTGAAGTTACAGGCGGAGTAGCCTCATATGTTGCGAGTTATTATTTAACATTAACCGATGCAGAAACAGCAACAAATCCATTACCAATTCCGTATACAAATCTAACTAACCCACAATTAATTTATGTAAGGGTAGAAGATGCAAATACAACGTGTTATGACACAACAACACTGGAATTACAGGTAGAGCAAGCACCAACCGCTTTTACCCCAACACCATTAGAGTATTGTGATCCAGACAGTGATGGTTTTGGTGAGTTTATGTTAACAGATGCAGATGGGCAAATAACAGGAGGCGCAGCAGGATTGGTAGTAACCTATCATGAGACGATGAGTGATGCAGAGAATAATGTAAATGCATTAACAAGTCCATATGATAATATAGTAGTAAACACACAAACTATTTATGTGCGTGTAGAGAGTCAAACTATAGTAACCGATTGTGCTAGCTACGTAGATTTACAATTAATAGTAAACCCAACACCTCAAATAGATATTACACCAACAGCATTAGAGGAGTGTGATGATGACACAGATGGGTTAGTAGCATTTGATTTAATACAATCTAATGATGAGATATTAAACTTATTGGATTCAGATTCTAGTAACGATATAAATCCATCCGATGTGACCATAAGCTATTATCAAACACAAGCAGATGCACAAACACCATCAAATGCAATAGCAACACCATCAAACTACACCAACACAACACCAAATATGGAAACCATTTGGGTTCGTGTAGAGTATAATGCAACAGGATGTTATAAACTTACAGAGTTAGATCTAATTGTAAATCCATTGCCAGTATTGGTGCAACCAGATCAATTAAATTTATGTGATTATAATAATCCAGGTGATGAGCAAGAAGCATTTACGTTGGAAGACGCAAATGCACAAATATTAAACGGTCAAACCGGAATTACCTTAACGTATTATGACACTCAGTTAGGTGCAGATACAGCAGATGCTACAGCACAAATATTTAGTCCATATACCAATGGACCAAATCCGCAAACGGTATATGTAAGAGCAGAAGATAATACTACAGGTTGTGTTAATACAATCACATTAGATTTAAGAGTTAATCCATTACCATCACCAGTAGCGCCATCGCCATTAGTAGCATGTGATGAAGATAATGATGGGATTTATTCAGGATTTGATTTAGACAGTCAAACAGCAGGAATTATAAATAACGAGCCAAACATAGTTTTAAGCTATCATGAGACCCAAGCAGATGCAGAAAATGGACAAAATACATTAAGTAGTCCTTATGAAAATATAGTAGAAAATGTTCAAACCATTTATATAAGAGCAGAGAATACGTTAACGGGATGTTATACGATAGTAACAATGGATTTAGTTGTAGAGCCATCACCAGAAGTTCCAGTAAATATACCAGATTATATTATATGTGATGATGATAACGACGGTTACAATCAATTTGATTTTGTAACAGTAATGACGCCACAAATCTTAGGGACACAAGATCCATTAGATTTCACATTAACATATCATACCACACAAGCAGGAGCAGATACAGGTAATATGCCAATTGTTAATCCAGGAAATTATACGAATCAAAATAACCCTCAAACCATATATGTGCGATTAGAAAGCAATGTTAATGGTTGTGTGACTACAGGTGAATTTGAGATTAGAGTAGAGTTTCCACCAGTACTAGTTCAACCAACACCATTAGAGATTTGTGATGAGTTAGACGCAGTATATTATGAGAATAATGATGGTTATGCGGTATTTGATTTAACGGTAAAAAATGATGAGATAACGGGAGCAACAGCAAGTTGGACAGTTAGTTATTATGAAACATCATCAGACGCACAAACCGGAGTTAATGCAATACCAGATCCAACAATGTATCAAAATACAGCATCAGGAGCGCAAACGGTATATGTAAGAGTTGTAGATTCAGATACAGGATGTTTCTCTTTAACCACATTAACCATTCGTGTGTTACCAAATCCAACACCAAATCAAAATCCAACAGATTTAGAGTTGTGTGACGATACTAATATAGTAGGTCCAAATGATTTGATAGAGATGTTTGATTTAACGACTTATGAAAACGTAACATTAAATGGCGAGCCAAATGTAACAGCAAGTTATTATACCGATTTAGATGATGCGTTAATGGGAGTAAACCCAATAGTAGCCCCAACAATGCATACCAATGAAGATCCAGCTAATCCAGGAACCGCTATAAACCCTCAAACTATTTATATGAGAGTTACAAAAGGCGGTACAGGATGCTTTACTTTGGTAAACTTTGATATTACAGTAAACCCATTACCAGAGGTAAGTCCAATAGAGGATTATATTATATGCGAATTAAACACAGATGAAGTAGCAGGATTTGATTTAGAAAGTAAAACAGATGAGATACTAAATGGTCAAGATGCGACAGTATTTACAGTAACCTATCACGAGAGTCAATCTGATGCAGATTCAGGAATAAACGCATTAGTAAGTCCATATTTTAACATCACAAATCCTCAAGAGATTTATGTCAACATAACCAATACAATAACAGGATGTGATGTAACAACAATGTTTAATATAGAAGTTAATGAAGCAGCGCAAGCTAATCAATCAATGCCAATCTATTATGAATGTGATGATAATATAGAGTTTGATGGAGATCCAACAGATGATCAAGCACAGTTTGATTTAACCACGCAAAATGCAGATGTATTAATGGGTCAAGATCCAACTAATTATACAGTAACTTACTATGATAATTTACAAGATGCAGAAGCAGGAACAAACCCAATACCAACAGTGTATGAAAACACATCTAATCCACAAATAATTTACGTAAGAGTAGATAATGACACAATGGAAGACGATGGAACAGGAACTATGGTAGATAGCTCTGTATGTTACGAAGTAGCAGAAATAACATTGTCAGTAAATCCATTACCAGTAGTAGATTTAGAGGCTAATTATCTATTATGTGTAAATACAAATGGAACAGAAGTAATCAATCCATTAGTGATAGAAACAGGTTTAAACCCATCAGACTACACGTTTGAATGGACCTTAAACGGAACAGTAGTAGGAACAGGCAGCAGTATAGCACCAATCCAAGGAGGAAACTATACAGTAACCATAGAAGACAACGTAACAGGATGTATAAGTACCGATAATACAATCGTAGAAGAAAGTGCGCCGCCAAGTATACAAGCCGATGTAGTAACGCCAGCGTTTGCAGATGAGCATAGTATACAAGTAACAGCAACAGGAACAGGAATATCAGAATATGAATTCCAATTAGATGGCGGTTCGTGGTATACAAACACACCAAATGATAACACGTATCTATTTAACGATGTAAGCGGAGGCGAACATACAATAACGGTAAGAGATATAAATGGTTGTGGCGAGTCAAGTATAACAGTAATGGTAATGGATTACCCACATTATTTCACACCAAATGGCGAT